A window of Aquitalea denitrificans contains these coding sequences:
- a CDS encoding M16 family metallopeptidase codes for MEAHANPMLDVRIDFDAGSRRDPSGKEGLAVMVAGLLDAGAGSLDEEAIQRQLASSAAQLNGFADVESAGLRLRTLTRPALLQRAMELAASELSRPRFAAAALQRERQRAIDSLQQRQEDAAAMADIMLRQRMYGSHPYGKPAFITVKSLQAIQQDDLRAFWRQHYRAASAVVSIVGDISRPAAEKLVNDLLKDLPTGNTTLPAIPDVAVKAAAAPLQLSLPGSQTHIVLGMPVLKRDDPDYYALIVGNYILGGGGFDSRLMQELRSRRGLTYGVSSHFTPLQQAGPFIIALATRNAEAATALQATREVLNKYIENGPSTAELQQAKANIIGGFPLRYDSNGKLLPYLATMGQYQLPLSYLQDYPRAVAAVTTAQIRDAWRRRIVMQQMQIVTVGATP; via the coding sequence GTGGAAGCGCATGCCAATCCGATGCTGGACGTCCGTATAGACTTTGACGCCGGCAGCCGGCGCGACCCGTCAGGCAAGGAAGGACTTGCTGTCATGGTGGCTGGTTTGCTGGATGCAGGTGCCGGCTCACTGGATGAAGAGGCCATCCAGCGCCAACTAGCCAGTAGTGCTGCGCAATTGAACGGATTCGCCGATGTGGAAAGTGCTGGGCTGCGCTTGCGCACCTTGACCCGTCCGGCCCTGCTACAGCGCGCCATGGAGCTGGCTGCCAGTGAACTGTCACGGCCTCGTTTTGCTGCTGCCGCGCTGCAGCGAGAGCGGCAGCGTGCCATTGATAGCTTGCAACAACGGCAAGAGGATGCCGCTGCCATGGCCGATATCATGTTGCGACAGCGCATGTATGGCAGCCATCCATATGGCAAGCCAGCCTTCATTACCGTGAAAAGCCTGCAGGCAATCCAGCAGGATGATCTGCGGGCCTTCTGGCGACAACACTACCGGGCCGCATCGGCAGTGGTCTCCATCGTAGGTGATATCAGCCGTCCGGCAGCCGAAAAACTGGTCAATGACTTATTAAAGGATTTGCCGACAGGCAATACGACGCTACCCGCTATTCCTGATGTCGCCGTGAAGGCAGCAGCCGCACCACTCCAGTTATCACTGCCTGGTAGTCAGACGCATATCGTACTGGGCATGCCAGTGTTGAAGCGCGACGATCCGGACTACTACGCTCTGATCGTTGGTAACTATATTCTTGGTGGCGGTGGTTTCGACTCGCGATTAATGCAGGAACTGCGTAGCCGGCGCGGACTCACCTATGGAGTGAGCAGCCATTTCACGCCATTGCAACAGGCAGGGCCGTTTATCATTGCACTTGCTACCCGCAATGCCGAGGCTGCAACCGCACTACAGGCAACACGTGAGGTACTGAATAAATATATAGAGAATGGACCCTCGACAGCAGAACTGCAGCAAGCCAAGGCCAATATCATCGGTGGCTTTCCCCTGCGCTACGACAGCAATGGAAAACTGCTGCCGTATCTTGCGACCATGGGGCAGTATCAATTGCCATTAAGCTATCTGCAGGACTATCCTCGCGCCGTAGCGGCAGTGACGACCGCGCAGATTCGTGATGCTTGGCGTCGCCGGATTGTAATGCAGCAGATGCAGATTGTGACGGTGGGCGCTACACCTTAA
- the ftsE gene encoding cell division ATP-binding protein FtsE, with amino-acid sequence MIQFDQVTKRYPGGNEALKNLSFTIDTGEMAFLAGHSGAGKSTLLKLVAGIERATSGSVIVSGHNLSKLRNSQIPYVRQHIGMVFQDHKLLFDRTVFDNVMLPLDIIGFDRRDAARRVRAALDKVGLLSKEKSMPIRLSGGEQQRLCIARAVVHRPSLLLADEPSANLDRAYALDIMELFKSFHQVGVTVVISAHDETLMEDYGRRIIRLKEGQFAA; translated from the coding sequence ATGATTCAGTTCGACCAGGTCACCAAGCGTTATCCCGGTGGCAACGAAGCCCTGAAGAATCTTTCCTTTACCATAGATACCGGCGAAATGGCCTTTCTGGCCGGCCACTCCGGTGCGGGCAAATCTACCCTGCTCAAGCTGGTGGCTGGCATCGAACGTGCCACCAGTGGCAGCGTGATTGTCAGCGGACATAATCTGTCCAAGCTGCGCAACAGCCAGATCCCCTATGTCCGTCAGCATATCGGCATGGTGTTTCAGGATCACAAGCTGCTGTTTGACCGCACGGTGTTTGACAATGTAATGCTGCCGCTGGACATCATCGGCTTTGATCGTCGCGATGCCGCACGCCGGGTGCGTGCCGCACTGGACAAGGTGGGCCTGCTGTCCAAGGAAAAATCCATGCCCATCCGCCTGTCCGGTGGCGAGCAACAGCGCCTGTGCATTGCACGCGCCGTAGTCCACCGTCCCAGCCTGCTGCTGGCGGATGAACCATCGGCCAATCTGGACCGCGCTTACGCACTGGACATCATGGAGTTGTTCAAATCTTTCCATCAGGTTGGCGTTACCGTGGTGATTTCCGCCCACGATGAAACCCTGATGGAAGACTATGGCCGCCGCATCATCCGGTTGAAAGAAGGGCAGTTCGCCGCATGA
- the rsmD gene encoding 16S rRNA (guanine(966)-N(2))-methyltransferase RsmD, whose product MNQQRNKVRIIGGQYRRRLLPFPDAEGLRPTPDRVRETVFNWLGQELYGKRCLDLFAGSGALGFEAASREAARVVMVEKSRKVAESLKANRQLLAATHIDVVAMDALHYVKSCREQFDVIFLDPPYDSTLLQQVLPLMVNLLTAEGVVYFEARHWPESMNGWEVIKQDKAASVHYALARPTQQESL is encoded by the coding sequence ATGAATCAGCAGCGAAACAAAGTCCGTATCATCGGGGGGCAGTACCGCCGCCGCTTGTTACCTTTCCCGGACGCCGAAGGCTTGCGGCCAACGCCGGACCGGGTAAGAGAAACCGTCTTCAACTGGCTGGGGCAGGAACTGTATGGCAAGCGTTGTCTGGACTTGTTTGCCGGCAGTGGTGCACTGGGCTTTGAGGCGGCATCTCGCGAGGCTGCCCGTGTGGTGATGGTGGAAAAGTCACGCAAGGTGGCTGAGTCACTCAAGGCAAATCGCCAGCTGCTGGCGGCGACACATATCGATGTTGTCGCCATGGATGCTCTGCATTACGTAAAAAGCTGCCGTGAACAATTTGATGTCATCTTCCTCGACCCACCCTACGACTCAACATTGCTGCAGCAGGTACTGCCGCTAATGGTTAATCTGCTGACGGCGGAAGGTGTGGTGTACTTCGAGGCAAGACACTGGCCGGAAAGCATGAACGGGTGGGAAGTCATCAAGCAGGACAAGGCAGCGTCAGTGCATTACGCGCTGGCAAGACCGACCCAACAAGAATCGCTGTAA
- the rplK gene encoding 50S ribosomal protein L11, with protein sequence MAKKIVGYVKLQVPAGKANPSPPIGPALGQRGLNIMEFCKAFNAQTQGIEPGLPIPVVITAYADKSFTFIMKTPPATILLKKAAGIKSGSSKPHTDKVGKVSRAQLEEIAKTKQPDLTAADLDAAVRTIAGSARSMGLEVEGV encoded by the coding sequence GTGGCAAAGAAAATTGTCGGCTATGTAAAGCTGCAAGTGCCCGCTGGTAAGGCCAACCCGTCTCCTCCGATCGGTCCGGCTCTGGGTCAGCGTGGTCTGAACATCATGGAATTCTGCAAGGCGTTCAACGCCCAGACTCAAGGCATCGAGCCGGGTCTGCCGATTCCGGTTGTGATCACTGCTTATGCAGACAAGTCCTTCACCTTCATCATGAAGACGCCGCCGGCGACCATTCTGCTGAAGAAGGCTGCTGGCATCAAGTCCGGTTCCTCCAAGCCGCATACCGACAAGGTTGGCAAGGTAAGCCGTGCTCAGCTGGAAGAAATCGCCAAGACCAAGCAGCCGGACCTGACCGCTGCTGATCTGGACGCTGCTGTTCGCACCATCGCCGGCTCCGCCCGTTCGATGGGTCTTGAAGTGGAGGGTGTGTAA
- the ftsY gene encoding signal recognition particle-docking protein FtsY, with translation MFSFFKKKPKPVETPVIEPQTEASSAPLVESSPPAPTDIATPIPATDPVATPVADIAASAPQAEVDEPEEAPARKLSWTERLKAGLSKTRDKLGKSLAGLFGGGKIDEDLYEELETVLLTADMGMDATVHLLQDVRERVSLKGLKDGSELKGALKDSLNQLIHPLEKPLDVSGKKPFVIMMAGVNGAGKTTSIGKLAKYYQLQGKSVLLAAGDTFRAAAREQLMAWGERNNVTVIAQQGGDAAAVCYDAIQAAIARDIDIVLADTAGRLPTQLHLMEEIKKVKRVIQKALPDAPHEVILVLDANIGQNAISQVKVFDDALGLTGLILTKLDGTAKGGVIAAIAKQRPIPLRFVGVGESIDDLRPFSSKDYVDALFD, from the coding sequence ATGTTTAGTTTCTTCAAGAAAAAACCAAAACCGGTTGAAACCCCGGTCATCGAACCCCAGACCGAGGCCTCCAGCGCACCACTCGTCGAGTCAAGTCCGCCAGCCCCAACTGACATTGCCACCCCTATTCCGGCGACCGATCCTGTTGCCACGCCAGTCGCCGACATTGCTGCTTCAGCACCGCAAGCTGAAGTCGACGAGCCTGAGGAGGCTCCGGCCAGAAAGCTAAGCTGGACCGAACGCCTGAAGGCTGGCCTTTCGAAAACCCGGGACAAACTGGGCAAATCGCTGGCTGGCCTGTTTGGAGGCGGCAAGATCGATGAAGATCTGTACGAGGAGCTGGAAACTGTCCTGCTGACCGCCGATATGGGCATGGATGCAACGGTACACCTGCTGCAGGATGTACGCGAACGCGTCAGCCTCAAAGGGCTGAAGGATGGCAGCGAGCTGAAAGGCGCGCTGAAGGACTCGCTCAACCAGCTGATTCATCCCTTGGAAAAGCCGCTGGATGTCAGCGGCAAAAAACCCTTTGTCATCATGATGGCCGGGGTAAACGGTGCTGGCAAGACCACCTCCATCGGCAAGCTGGCTAAATACTATCAACTGCAAGGCAAGAGTGTGCTGCTGGCTGCTGGCGACACCTTCCGCGCCGCCGCGCGCGAGCAGCTGATGGCTTGGGGCGAGCGCAATAATGTCACCGTGATTGCCCAACAAGGCGGCGATGCCGCTGCCGTATGCTACGACGCCATTCAGGCCGCCATTGCACGTGACATCGATATCGTGCTGGCGGATACCGCCGGCCGCCTGCCGACCCAGCTGCACCTGATGGAAGAAATCAAGAAGGTGAAGCGTGTCATCCAGAAGGCCCTGCCGGATGCACCGCATGAAGTCATTCTGGTGCTGGATGCCAATATCGGTCAGAACGCCATCAGCCAAGTGAAAGTATTTGATGATGCACTGGGCCTGACCGGCCTGATCCTGACCAAACTGGATGGTACGGCCAAGGGTGGCGTCATTGCCGCCATTGCCAAGCAACGGCCGATTCCGCTACGGTTTGTCGGGGTTGGCGAAAGCATTGACGATCTGCGCCCGTTCAGCAGCAAGGATTACGTCGACGCTCTGTTCGACTGA
- the tuf gene encoding elongation factor Tu, producing the protein MAKEKFERTKPHVNVGTIGHVDHGKTTLTAAITTILSKKFGGEAKDYSQIDSAPEEKARGITINTAHVEYETEARHYAHVDCPGHADYVKNMITGAAQMDGAILVCSAADGPMPQTREHILLSRQVGVPYIIVYLNKADLVDDAELLELVEMEVRDLLSSYDFPGDDTPVVIGSARLALEGDQSEMGEPSIFRLAAALDSYIPTPERAVDKPFLLPIEDVFSISGRGTVVTGRVERGIVKVGEELEIVGLKATAKTTCTGVEMFRKLLDQGQAGDNVGVLLRGTKREDVERGQVLAKPGTITPHTKFGASVYVLSKDEGGRHTPFFANYRPQFYFRTTDVTGAVTLAEGVEMVMPGDNVEITVELIAPIAMEEGLRFAIREGGRTVGAGVVAKILA; encoded by the coding sequence ATGGCTAAGGAAAAGTTCGAGCGGACCAAACCGCACGTAAACGTCGGCACCATCGGTCACGTTGACCATGGTAAGACCACCCTGACCGCAGCGATCACCACCATTCTGTCGAAGAAGTTCGGTGGCGAAGCCAAGGACTACTCCCAGATCGACAGCGCGCCGGAAGAAAAGGCACGTGGTATTACCATTAATACCGCTCACGTAGAATACGAAACCGAAGCACGTCACTACGCTCACGTAGACTGCCCGGGTCACGCCGACTACGTTAAGAACATGATTACCGGTGCTGCCCAGATGGACGGCGCGATCCTGGTGTGCTCCGCAGCTGACGGCCCGATGCCGCAAACTCGCGAACACATCCTGCTGTCCCGTCAGGTTGGCGTACCGTACATCATCGTTTACCTGAACAAGGCTGACCTGGTTGACGACGCAGAACTGCTGGAACTGGTTGAAATGGAAGTGCGCGATCTGCTGTCTTCCTACGATTTCCCGGGCGATGACACCCCGGTAGTAATCGGCTCTGCCCGTCTGGCACTGGAAGGCGACCAATCCGAAATGGGCGAACCGTCCATCTTCCGTCTGGCTGCTGCTCTGGACTCCTACATCCCGACTCCGGAACGCGCAGTTGACAAGCCGTTCCTGCTGCCGATCGAAGACGTATTCTCCATCTCCGGTCGTGGTACTGTAGTGACTGGTCGTGTAGAACGCGGCATCGTTAAGGTTGGTGAAGAACTGGAAATCGTGGGCCTGAAGGCAACCGCGAAGACCACCTGCACCGGCGTGGAAATGTTCCGCAAGCTGCTGGACCAAGGTCAGGCTGGTGACAACGTAGGCGTTCTGCTGCGTGGCACCAAGCGTGAAGACGTGGAGCGTGGTCAGGTTCTGGCCAAGCCGGGCACCATCACCCCGCACACCAAGTTCGGCGCATCGGTATACGTGCTGAGCAAGGATGAAGGCGGTCGTCACACCCCGTTCTTCGCTAACTACCGTCCGCAGTTCTACTTCCGTACGACCGACGTAACTGGCGCAGTTACCCTGGCCGAAGGCGTGGAAATGGTAATGCCGGGTGACAACGTGGAAATCACCGTAGAACTGATCGCTCCGATCGCTATGGAAGAAGGTCTGCGTTTCGCGATCCGTGAAGGCGGCCGTACTGTTGGCGCCGGCGTGGTAGCAAAGATTCTTGCTTGA
- the nusG gene encoding transcription termination/antitermination protein NusG: MAKRWYVVHAYSGFEKSVQKALRERIERSEVADLFGQILVPVEEVVDIKNGRRSITERKFFPGYVLVEMDMTDDTWHLVKSTPKVTGFVGGTANRPAPISKKEVDAIMQQMQEGVEKPKPKVLFEVGEKVRVTDGPFNDFNGSVDEVNYERNKLRVSVQIFGRDTPVELDFSQVEKL; encoded by the coding sequence ATGGCAAAGCGCTGGTACGTTGTGCACGCTTATTCCGGTTTTGAGAAAAGTGTGCAGAAGGCGCTGCGTGAGCGCATTGAACGTTCCGAGGTGGCAGATCTGTTCGGCCAGATCCTCGTTCCGGTAGAAGAAGTGGTGGATATCAAGAATGGCCGCCGCTCCATTACCGAGCGCAAGTTCTTCCCCGGTTATGTTCTGGTCGAGATGGATATGACCGACGATACCTGGCACCTGGTGAAGAGTACCCCCAAGGTGACCGGTTTTGTTGGTGGTACGGCTAACCGCCCGGCGCCGATTTCCAAGAAGGAAGTCGATGCCATCATGCAGCAGATGCAAGAGGGTGTTGAAAAGCCGAAGCCGAAAGTGCTGTTTGAAGTTGGTGAAAAGGTTCGTGTTACCGACGGTCCTTTCAATGATTTCAATGGCTCTGTCGACGAAGTCAATTACGAGCGCAACAAGCTGCGTGTGTCGGTGCAGATCTTCGGTCGCGACACCCCGGTTGAGCTTGATTTCAGTCAGGTAGAAAAGCTGTAA
- the rpoH gene encoding RNA polymerase sigma factor RpoH yields the protein MTTTFALPVPSSSGSLEQYIQAVNSVPMLTPEQETELATRFQQDNDLEAARQMVLSHLRVVVSISRGYAGYGLPQADLIQEGNIGLMKAVKRFEPGRGVRLFSFAVHWIKAEIHEFILRNWRLVRIATTKPQRKLFFNLRSMKSSFSALSENEARQIAEDLGVKPEEVREMETRMSGQDIALMADDGDDEGYAPIDWLADAHHEPTRALERKAFDHLQTEGIEYALSSLDARSRRIVEARWLADDGGATLHELAAEFGVSAERIRQIEAKALGKMKTALSEGVVIDN from the coding sequence ATGACCACAACATTTGCCTTGCCCGTTCCGTCGTCCAGCGGCAGCCTGGAGCAATACATCCAGGCGGTGAACAGTGTTCCCATGCTGACCCCCGAACAGGAGACAGAGCTGGCCACCCGCTTCCAGCAAGACAATGATCTGGAAGCCGCCCGCCAGATGGTGCTGTCGCACCTGCGTGTCGTCGTATCGATTTCGCGTGGTTATGCCGGTTACGGCCTACCGCAGGCCGACCTGATCCAGGAAGGCAATATCGGCCTGATGAAAGCGGTAAAACGCTTTGAACCGGGCCGTGGCGTACGCCTGTTTTCCTTTGCCGTGCACTGGATCAAGGCCGAAATCCACGAATTCATCCTGCGCAACTGGCGCTTGGTGCGCATTGCCACCACCAAGCCGCAACGCAAGCTGTTCTTCAACCTGCGTAGCATGAAGAGCAGCTTTTCCGCCCTGAGCGAAAACGAGGCACGGCAGATTGCCGAAGACCTTGGCGTAAAGCCGGAAGAAGTACGGGAAATGGAAACCCGTATGAGCGGGCAGGACATCGCCCTGATGGCAGATGATGGTGACGACGAAGGTTACGCCCCCATCGACTGGCTGGCTGACGCACATCATGAACCGACCCGCGCGCTCGAGCGCAAGGCCTTCGATCACCTGCAAACCGAAGGGATCGAATACGCATTGTCCTCGCTGGATGCACGCAGCCGCCGCATCGTGGAAGCGCGCTGGCTAGCAGACGATGGTGGCGCCACCTTGCACGAGCTGGCCGCCGAGTTTGGTGTTTCCGCCGAGCGTATTCGCCAGATCGAAGCCAAGGCCCTGGGTAAGATGAAGACGGCACTGAGCGAAGGCGTGGTCATCGACAACTGA
- the ftsX gene encoding permease-like cell division protein FtsX has product MKHYLYLNWQSARQALGKIFRQPFGSLLTLLMLSIALALPLSLYLTVSSIQEWAGRLTATPQITLFMEQSAEEADLAAVSSTLTKHPRIQSFSFVGKKQALNELEKRNGLSGLSEGLTDNPLPDAFVVTPKTLEPHELEMLQKELSGLPMVESAQFDARWAKRLYAMVELGKQLTWFLGAALGIALVLVTHNAVRMQILARRDEIEVAKLIGAPDSFIRRPFMYHAMWQGLLAGLSAWGLTSWLVMTANPAIHDFAQLYNERVSLRGLNSAELLVVLAVSALLAMLGARLASDHHLRKIQPR; this is encoded by the coding sequence ATGAAACACTATCTGTACCTGAACTGGCAAAGTGCACGCCAAGCCTTGGGCAAGATTTTCCGCCAACCGTTTGGCAGCCTGCTTACCCTGCTGATGCTGTCCATTGCGCTGGCCCTGCCGCTTTCACTCTACCTCACCGTCAGCAGCATCCAGGAGTGGGCTGGCCGGCTGACTGCCACGCCACAGATCACCCTCTTCATGGAGCAATCCGCCGAAGAAGCTGACCTGGCCGCCGTCTCCAGCACGCTGACCAAACACCCGCGCATCCAGAGCTTCAGCTTTGTCGGCAAGAAACAGGCGCTAAATGAACTTGAAAAGCGCAACGGGCTTTCCGGACTTAGCGAGGGGCTAACTGACAATCCGCTGCCGGATGCGTTTGTGGTCACCCCCAAAACACTGGAACCGCACGAACTGGAAATGCTGCAAAAAGAGCTTTCCGGCCTGCCCATGGTGGAATCCGCCCAATTTGACGCACGCTGGGCCAAGCGACTGTACGCCATGGTGGAACTGGGCAAGCAGCTGACCTGGTTTCTGGGCGCAGCACTCGGCATAGCCTTGGTGCTGGTTACCCATAATGCGGTACGGATGCAGATTCTGGCGCGACGCGATGAAATTGAAGTGGCCAAGCTGATTGGCGCGCCGGACAGCTTCATCCGCCGCCCCTTCATGTATCACGCCATGTGGCAGGGCCTGCTGGCTGGTTTGTCCGCCTGGGGCCTGACCAGCTGGCTGGTAATGACCGCCAACCCGGCCATTCACGACTTTGCCCAGCTTTACAATGAGCGTGTATCGCTACGCGGATTGAATTCCGCCGAGCTACTGGTGGTACTGGCGGTATCTGCCCTGTTGGCCATGCTGGGTGCGCGCCTGGCATCAGACCACCACCTGCGGAAAATTCAACCTCGTTAA
- a CDS encoding M16 family metallopeptidase — MLMLLASVAGAVPLEATLPNGLKIVVERDVRSPVVVSQLWYRVGSVDEVNGRTGLSHLLEHMMFKGTARVADGEYSRRIAQAGGKENAFTSRDYTVYFAQLSADKLPLALELEADRMANLLINESSFRRELEVVKEERRMRTEDQPVGLLQEALHANAFVANPVRYPVIGWMDDLQHARAEDLRHWYQQWYAPNNATLVVVGDVDPTWVIEQANHYFGKLPAVNLPMRNPQREPLQQGIKRVEISAPSQLNYLTMAWHVPGLRTTSDEQVYAYALLEAVLSGDSAARLPRNMVRGGVQAHDASADYDMMGRGEALFAITASQAMSRQPNELEAAIRQQLQEIVEHGVSEQELARVRLQLDADEIYQRDSLFAQAMQIGTLESLGFSWRNRDLIRKHMQQVSSAQVRQAAASLQDTQLTVLTLHGKGGKQPAAGLTKGDGLVR, encoded by the coding sequence ATGCTCATGCTGCTGGCCAGCGTGGCGGGGGCCGTCCCGCTAGAGGCCACATTGCCCAATGGGCTGAAGATTGTGGTTGAGCGCGACGTGCGTTCTCCGGTGGTGGTTTCACAGCTGTGGTATCGGGTGGGCAGCGTGGATGAGGTCAATGGACGCACTGGCCTGTCACATTTGCTGGAGCACATGATGTTCAAGGGAACTGCCAGGGTGGCCGATGGTGAGTACTCCCGCCGGATTGCCCAAGCGGGCGGCAAGGAAAATGCATTTACCAGCCGCGATTACACCGTATATTTTGCCCAGTTATCTGCCGACAAGTTGCCCTTGGCGTTAGAGCTGGAAGCGGATCGCATGGCGAACCTGCTGATTAATGAGTCGTCCTTCCGCCGTGAGCTGGAAGTGGTCAAGGAGGAGCGGCGTATGCGCACGGAAGACCAGCCAGTTGGCTTGCTGCAAGAGGCGCTGCATGCCAATGCCTTTGTGGCCAATCCGGTGCGCTATCCGGTCATCGGCTGGATGGATGATCTGCAACATGCCCGTGCCGAAGATCTGCGCCATTGGTATCAGCAGTGGTATGCACCGAACAATGCCACCCTGGTGGTGGTTGGCGATGTCGATCCGACTTGGGTGATTGAACAAGCCAATCATTATTTCGGTAAATTGCCCGCAGTAAATCTGCCCATGCGCAATCCGCAACGAGAACCACTCCAGCAGGGCATCAAACGGGTAGAGATCAGTGCACCGTCGCAGCTTAACTATCTGACCATGGCCTGGCACGTGCCAGGACTCAGGACGACCAGTGATGAACAAGTCTATGCCTATGCTTTGCTGGAGGCTGTATTGTCTGGAGACTCCGCAGCACGCTTGCCACGCAATATGGTACGCGGTGGGGTGCAGGCGCACGATGCATCAGCAGACTACGACATGATGGGACGAGGAGAGGCTTTGTTTGCCATTACCGCCAGTCAGGCGATGAGCCGACAGCCAAACGAACTGGAAGCGGCCATCCGGCAACAGCTGCAAGAAATTGTCGAGCACGGTGTCAGCGAGCAGGAGCTTGCCCGTGTCCGCCTGCAGCTGGATGCAGACGAAATCTACCAGCGGGATTCCCTGTTTGCCCAGGCCATGCAGATAGGTACGCTGGAGTCGCTGGGTTTTTCCTGGCGTAACCGGGATCTCATCAGAAAACACATGCAGCAAGTGAGTTCAGCACAAGTCAGACAGGCCGCGGCGTCACTGCAAGATACCCAGCTAACGGTGTTGACCCTGCACGGCAAGGGCGGGAAGCAGCCTGCTGCCGGACTGACGAAGGGAGATGGACTTGTCCGCTAA
- a CDS encoding YfhL family 4Fe-4S dicluster ferredoxin: MSLMITDECINCDVCEPECPNNAISQGEEIYQIDPNLCTQCVGHYDEPQCQQVCPVDCIPLDPAHPETQEQLHAKYLQISGKA; this comes from the coding sequence ATGTCTCTCATGATTACCGACGAATGCATCAACTGCGACGTCTGTGAACCGGAATGCCCGAACAACGCCATCTCCCAGGGCGAAGAGATTTACCAGATCGACCCCAATCTGTGCACGCAGTGTGTTGGTCATTATGACGAGCCGCAGTGCCAGCAAGTCTGTCCGGTGGATTGCATTCCGCTGGATCCGGCTCATCCTGAAACCCAGGAACAGCTGCATGCAAAATATCTGCAGATCTCCGGCAAGGCCTGA
- the secE gene encoding preprotein translocase subunit SecE: MEMQDKLKLALAGLLVVAGVVGFYMIPEDQGVLRALAFIVGVVLAAGAVWLSAPGKEFVAYANDSLVEARKVVWPTRKEAMQMTGMVFVFVLVLALFMWMVDSGLSWLFYDVILGRGR; this comes from the coding sequence ATGGAAATGCAAGATAAACTCAAACTGGCTCTGGCCGGTCTGCTGGTGGTTGCCGGTGTTGTTGGCTTCTACATGATTCCCGAAGATCAGGGTGTGTTACGCGCCCTGGCATTCATTGTTGGCGTTGTGCTGGCGGCTGGTGCCGTCTGGCTGTCGGCACCGGGCAAGGAATTCGTGGCTTATGCCAATGATTCCCTTGTTGAGGCGCGTAAGGTCGTATGGCCTACCCGTAAGGAAGCCATGCAAATGACCGGCATGGTTTTCGTCTTCGTTCTGGTGCTGGCCCTGTTCATGTGGATGGTGGATTCGGGTCTGTCCTGGTTGTTCTACGATGTAATTCTTGGTCGAGGTAGATAA